The DNA sequence GCGGTTGGAGGATACTTCTACAATAAGGCGAAAAAAGCCGGCAGTGAGAGTAAGGAAGATTTTCTGCTTGCCGGACGCAGTCTTGGCAAGATAGTAATAGTGGGTACGATATTCGCCACATACCTTGGCGGAGGTACTGTCACAGGCGGCGGCAACTCTCTTGCCTATAATTTTGGAATATGGCCTGGCGTATGTTTTATGCTGCCTCCGATTTTCAGCCTTTCGATTCTTTATATGCTCAGTGAAAAGATAAGAAACAGCGGATGTTACACGATTGCCGAGCTGCTTGAAAAAAAGTTCGGCGTAACTGCGCGCATCGTCGCCGCCTGCATTATAGCCCTCTCTTTTATCTCAATAGTGTCATTCCAGTACCGCGGCCTTGGTTTTGTGCTGAACACGACCACAGGCATACCGGTGGAGATATGCACCATCGTCTGCGCGGTGGTCGTCATTATTCTCGCCTACTCCGGCGGTCTTAAAACGGTTGCCACGACGGACGCTATGAGCGCCTTTATTATGCTGATAGGCATAGGCGCAGCTGTTCCGATGCTGCTTTTGAAGGTCGGAGGGATCGAGTGGATCAAAGCGACTGCGACGCCGGAGCAGCTTAGCTTCCTTGGAGGACAGAGCTTTTGGGGCTGGCTTGGCGCCTATCTGCCGCTTGCATTTCTTACAATAGGCGACCAGAATTTCTACCAAAGGATCAACGCGGCTAAAGACCTCCGTACGGCGCGTATCGGTCTTATTGGATGCCTTGTCGCCTCGCTTGTCGTCATTCCTCTGATCGCCTGCCTTTCATTCATTGGGCGTCTCTATTTTGGAAGCAATATCGCAGCCGGTCAGTCTCTTATTGCCACCTCCTCTCTGCTGCCGGTTTTCTGGGGCGGCCTGCTGCTGTCTGCTGCCTCGGCCTTTATAATAACGACCGCCGACTCGTTCCTTCTTTCCGCATCTTCAAACTTCACGGTGGACATCTATACAAAGCTGATCAATCCAGAAGCGACGGACAAACAGCAGATGTGGGCTACGAGAGCATTCATAGCTGTTGCAGGTGTGCTCGCATATATCATTTTGCAGTTCTATCCAAGTATACTCGCAGTGCAATACATGGCTTATACCATCTCAGGCGTAGCGATCACGCCGGTTGTAGTCGGCGTCCTCGTTTGGCCAAAAATCACAAAATTCGGCGGTATATCGTCAATGGTATTGGGAACTATCGCGACAATAATCTGGGAAGTGCTCAAGTATCCCTACGGTGTCCAGACGATCTATGTGGCGCTTCCAATATCGGTAGCGGCTCTGATAATAGGTTCGTTATGCACGCAGCCAAAGTTTGGGCGTTAGTCTATGAAAACTGAATGTGGAAAAGGACGTTGATTATGGAAGAAAAATTTGTCAAAGTAAGATGCGGAAAACTGTACGATGGACTGAAGCCAGAGTTGCAAAAAGAGGTAGAAATCCTGGTTGAAGGCAAAAAAATCAGCGCGGTAGGGCAT is a window from the Cloacibacillus sp. genome containing:
- a CDS encoding sodium:solute symporter family protein is translated as MHELEHVQAMLWVVIAYMVLMVAVGGYFYNKAKKAGSESKEDFLLAGRSLGKIVIVGTIFATYLGGGTVTGGGNSLAYNFGIWPGVCFMLPPIFSLSILYMLSEKIRNSGCYTIAELLEKKFGVTARIVAACIIALSFISIVSFQYRGLGFVLNTTTGIPVEICTIVCAVVVIILAYSGGLKTVATTDAMSAFIMLIGIGAAVPMLLLKVGGIEWIKATATPEQLSFLGGQSFWGWLGAYLPLAFLTIGDQNFYQRINAAKDLRTARIGLIGCLVASLVVIPLIACLSFIGRLYFGSNIAAGQSLIATSSLLPVFWGGLLLSAASAFIITTADSFLLSASSNFTVDIYTKLINPEATDKQQMWATRAFIAVAGVLAYIILQFYPSILAVQYMAYTISGVAITPVVVGVLVWPKITKFGGISSMVLGTIATIIWEVLKYPYGVQTIYVALPISVAALIIGSLCTQPKFGR